One part of the Oceanihabitans sp. IOP_32 genome encodes these proteins:
- a CDS encoding pyridoxal phosphate-dependent decarboxylase family protein: MKAIRISGLSEAQLRYIPLDENLKLSPSHLEAAIIEDQNKGLIPFYINASFGTTNTGTIDPLESIAEIAKKHKLWFHVDAAYGGFFKLVNPLDSKFKGIETADSITLDPHKTLFLPYGSGAVLIKNKNTSLKSLSLLSRLYARCYW, encoded by the coding sequence TTGAAAGCCATTCGCATTTCTGGACTTTCTGAAGCCCAGTTACGATATATACCCTTAGACGAAAATTTAAAGTTATCGCCTTCACATTTAGAAGCAGCAATTATTGAAGATCAAAACAAGGGTCTTATCCCCTTTTATATTAATGCCTCATTCGGTACAACCAATACAGGAACCATCGACCCCTTAGAATCGATTGCCGAAATTGCTAAAAAGCATAAACTATGGTTTCATGTCGATGCAGCTTACGGGGGCTTTTTTAAATTAGTAAACCCTTTAGACTCCAAATTTAAAGGCATAGAAACGGCAGATTCCATCACATTAGACCCTCACAAAACCCTGTTTTTACCCTACGGTTCTGGTGCTGTGCTTATAAAAAATAAAAACACATCTCTTAAAAGCCTATCATTGCTTAGCCGATTATATGCAAGATGTTATTGGTAA
- a CDS encoding pyridoxal-dependent decarboxylase: MQDVIGKEDEISPADISVEQTKHFRGLRLWLPLKLFGLKPFRAALEEKLYLTKYFYDEIQKIEGFEVGPEPELSVAIFRYVPKTKNANEFNRKLIEAIQNDGRIFLSSTNINGVFWIRIAVVQFRTHLEQINLLLDIIKKTIQEENFN; this comes from the coding sequence ATGCAAGATGTTATTGGTAAAGAGGATGAGATTTCGCCTGCCGACATCTCGGTAGAACAAACCAAACATTTTAGAGGTCTAAGACTGTGGTTGCCCTTAAAACTATTTGGTTTAAAACCTTTTCGAGCAGCATTGGAAGAAAAGCTGTATTTAACCAAGTATTTTTATGATGAAATTCAAAAAATTGAAGGTTTTGAGGTGGGCCCAGAACCCGAATTGTCTGTGGCTATTTTCAGGTATGTTCCTAAAACTAAAAACGCCAACGAATTTAACCGAAAATTAATTGAAGCCATTCAAAACGACGGTCGTATTTTTCTATCATCAACCAACATAAACGGTGTTTTCTGGATACGGATAGCGGTTGTGCAATTTAGAACCCATCTAGAACAGATAAATTTACTGCTCGATATTATTAAAAAAACCATTCAAGAAGAAAATTTTAATTAG
- a CDS encoding DegT/DnrJ/EryC1/StrS family aminotransferase produces the protein MPGFELFGDLERKEVNDVLESGVLMRYGFDGMRNGHWKAKELESELQGTFKSNHVQLVSSGTAAVTVALASAGVGAGDEVIMPTFTFVASFEAIMMLSAIPVLVDIDDTLGLCPEAVEKAITPKTKAIMVVQMCGSMANMDALQTIANKHNLLLVEDACQAIGGTYKGKPLGSIGDLGCFSFDFVKTITCGEGGAVITNNKDYYLNADHYSDHGHDHVGNDRGAETHPFLGYNFRISELHAAVGLAQVKRLPEFIDIQKRNYTVLRDALSQIPEVTFRTVPEGGEESYAFLNFFLPNADIANKVAQNFKESGVDACWNYYTNNWHYLKKWDHLKDIKSLYPVSPEVRKGLEYLKTKTYEKSDHYISRNISCLIKLSWTESELKERASKMVKAIQDSL, from the coding sequence ATGCCAGGATTTGAATTATTTGGAGATTTAGAACGAAAAGAAGTAAACGATGTATTAGAAAGTGGTGTATTGATGCGCTACGGTTTTGATGGCATGCGTAATGGCCATTGGAAAGCTAAGGAGCTTGAAAGTGAGTTACAAGGCACCTTTAAATCTAATCATGTACAATTGGTGTCTAGTGGTACTGCCGCAGTCACTGTAGCTTTAGCCTCAGCTGGTGTAGGAGCAGGTGATGAAGTTATTATGCCAACATTTACCTTTGTAGCCAGTTTTGAGGCCATCATGATGCTGAGTGCTATTCCCGTTTTAGTTGATATTGATGACACCTTAGGCTTATGTCCAGAGGCTGTTGAAAAAGCCATTACACCAAAAACCAAAGCGATTATGGTGGTGCAAATGTGCGGGAGTATGGCTAATATGGATGCATTACAAACCATTGCTAACAAGCATAATTTGCTATTGGTTGAAGATGCTTGTCAAGCGATTGGGGGTACTTACAAGGGGAAACCTTTGGGAAGCATTGGGGATTTAGGTTGTTTTTCGTTCGATTTTGTAAAAACCATAACCTGTGGTGAAGGTGGTGCCGTAATCACAAACAACAAAGACTACTATTTAAACGCCGATCATTACAGTGACCACGGTCACGACCATGTTGGAAACGATCGTGGTGCAGAAACGCATCCGTTTTTAGGTTATAATTTCAGAATTTCAGAATTGCATGCCGCTGTTGGTTTAGCACAGGTAAAGCGGTTACCAGAGTTTATAGACATTCAAAAACGAAATTATACCGTGCTGCGTGATGCTTTGTCTCAAATTCCAGAAGTGACCTTTAGAACGGTTCCTGAAGGTGGAGAAGAAAGTTATGCCTTTTTAAATTTCTTTTTACCAAATGCTGATATTGCCAATAAAGTGGCTCAAAACTTTAAAGAAAGTGGGGTAGATGCCTGTTGGAATTACTATACTAACAATTGGCATTATCTTAAAAAGTGGGATCATTTAAAGGATATAAAATCGCTGTATCCCGTGTCGCCAGAAGTTAGAAAAGGCTTAGAATATCTTAAAACGAAAACCTACGAAAAATCAGATCATTATATTTCTAGGAATATCTCTTGTTTAATTAAACTGTCTTGGACAGAAAGCGAGCTTAAAGAACGCGCCAGCAAGATGGTTAAAGCCATACAAGATAGTCTTTAA
- a CDS encoding NAD(P)H-dependent oxidoreductase, whose product MDIIKQLNWRYAVKKFDANKKLSEAKLRVLKQAFNLTPTSFGLQTIKLVIVKNTSLREALVPHAYHQKQVLEASHLLVICIQDNIKKKDVNSYYKNIKETRDTPDRILEPYRKRLKKTMRDMSKKERLQWSKNQAYIALGNLLNVCALEQIDACPMEGFAAQEFDKILHLKEKGLQSVLLLPVGYRADDDVFSTFKKVRKPMEEVIIEL is encoded by the coding sequence ATGGATATAATAAAACAGCTAAACTGGCGCTATGCCGTAAAAAAATTTGATGCCAATAAAAAATTGTCTGAAGCTAAATTAAGGGTGTTAAAACAAGCCTTTAATTTAACACCCACATCATTTGGTTTGCAAACCATAAAGCTTGTTATTGTTAAAAACACATCATTACGGGAAGCTTTAGTGCCTCATGCTTACCATCAAAAACAAGTTTTGGAAGCCTCACATTTATTAGTAATTTGCATTCAGGATAACATCAAGAAAAAAGATGTTAACAGCTATTATAAAAACATTAAAGAAACTCGTGATACCCCAGATCGTATTTTAGAGCCGTACAGAAAAAGACTCAAGAAAACCATGCGGGACATGTCGAAAAAAGAACGCTTGCAGTGGTCTAAAAATCAGGCGTATATTGCTTTGGGGAATTTGTTAAACGTTTGCGCTTTAGAACAAATAGACGCCTGCCCAATGGAAGGTTTTGCAGCACAAGAATTTGATAAAATCCTCCATTTAAAAGAAAAAGGATTGCAGTCGGTTTTACTTTTACCAGTGGGTTACAGGGCTGATGATGATGTTTTTTCAACCTTTAAAAAGGTTAGAAAACCTATGGAAGAGGTTATTATAGAATTATAA
- a CDS encoding site-specific integrase, which yields MKTKVSILFYAKRAKVNANGLFPIYTRITVNGKRIEMSTGRFVDPSKWSTSAGKMKGQSEEARSVNRQLDMLKIKIIDIQMELIHQNIPITAKAFKSKLLGLDEKQRMLIPIFEDHNKKIEELVGKEYAPGTLERYKTSLKHTIDFLEWKYKISDIDILKINHAFITEYEFYLRSVRNCSNNTAVKYIKNFGKIIKICLANNWIDKNPLSNYKAKVREVERVYLTEEEIQKILNKEFPTERLSLVRDIFLFSCFTGLAYIDVKNLTKSHISLGIDGEKWIFTHRQKTESASKIPILPVTQLIIDKYLEHPQCLNENRLLPILSNQKMNAYLKEIAGICEINKELTLHIARHTFATTVTLSNGVPIESVSKMLGHKNLRTTQHYAKVLDRKVSDDMRLLKEKLGNTHTITKAKQIG from the coding sequence ATGAAAACAAAAGTATCTATCCTCTTTTATGCAAAAAGAGCAAAAGTCAATGCGAATGGCTTATTCCCTATTTACACCCGCATTACAGTGAACGGAAAACGAATTGAAATGAGTACTGGAAGATTTGTAGATCCATCCAAATGGTCCACCTCTGCGGGCAAAATGAAAGGCCAATCAGAAGAAGCTCGTTCAGTAAATAGGCAGCTTGATATGCTAAAAATCAAGATTATTGATATACAGATGGAGTTAATTCATCAAAATATTCCAATCACAGCAAAAGCATTTAAAAGCAAACTATTAGGTCTTGATGAAAAGCAACGTATGCTCATTCCAATATTCGAAGATCACAACAAAAAGATTGAAGAACTGGTAGGTAAAGAATACGCACCAGGCACATTAGAACGCTACAAAACATCATTAAAACATACTATTGATTTTTTAGAATGGAAGTATAAAATATCAGACATCGACATCTTAAAAATAAATCATGCGTTTATTACGGAATATGAATTCTATTTAAGAAGCGTAAGAAACTGTAGTAACAATACAGCAGTTAAATACATCAAGAATTTCGGCAAAATAATCAAGATATGTTTAGCTAATAATTGGATAGATAAAAACCCATTGAGCAATTACAAAGCGAAAGTTAGAGAAGTAGAACGTGTATATCTAACAGAAGAGGAAATCCAAAAAATACTAAACAAAGAATTCCCAACAGAACGCTTATCATTAGTTCGAGATATATTCTTATTTAGCTGCTTTACTGGTCTGGCTTATATCGATGTAAAGAACCTAACCAAATCTCACATCAGTTTAGGTATTGATGGTGAAAAATGGATATTTACCCATCGTCAAAAAACGGAATCTGCTTCTAAAATTCCGATCCTTCCGGTAACACAATTAATTATCGATAAATATTTAGAGCATCCACAATGCTTAAATGAAAATCGTTTACTACCCATATTAAGCAATCAAAAAATGAATGCCTATTTAAAGGAAATAGCAGGAATTTGCGAAATAAACAAGGAACTCACACTCCATATTGCGCGTCATACATTTGCGACTACAGTCACCCTTTCAAATGGCGTACCTATCGAAAGCGTTAGTAAAATGCTTGGTCATAAAAATTTAAGAACCACACAGCATTACGCCAAAGTTTTAGATAGAAAAGTAAGCGACGATATGAGACTTTTAAAGGAAAAACTGGGTAATACACATACCATTACAAAAGCCAAACAAATTGGTTAA
- a CDS encoding RteC domain-containing protein: protein MNTFCIPFFQELERDFELLKCTYCNSIEHSQKMIFFLEKKLKQINKWVKTFCFANEKDEIYFFKELKPSLVSKILYYKYILKIESTLPPGKKGKRKHYIKALNKATQLGKENREFYEYFRCRATYSDTNYFIRRPYKDIIRDHSMLLFFDSKISTSHDYQVASLISADMLINYLERKIDEIDNKNGTNNYGQPVNYSWSGTKIDLVELIYALKHAKLINNGNTDVKELATHIGKIFNIELEDSIYRVYQDIKIRKTVRTKFLNSLVESLNQKLMEEDS, encoded by the coding sequence ATGAATACCTTTTGCATACCATTCTTTCAGGAATTGGAGCGTGACTTTGAATTACTCAAATGCACCTATTGCAATAGTATTGAGCATAGTCAAAAAATGATTTTCTTTTTAGAAAAAAAGTTAAAGCAAATCAATAAATGGGTGAAAACATTTTGCTTTGCAAACGAAAAAGATGAAATCTATTTCTTTAAAGAATTAAAACCATCATTAGTTTCTAAAATCTTATACTACAAATACATTTTAAAAATTGAATCTACATTGCCTCCAGGCAAAAAAGGAAAACGCAAACATTACATCAAGGCGTTAAATAAAGCGACTCAATTAGGAAAAGAAAATCGCGAATTCTATGAATACTTTAGATGTAGAGCAACTTACAGCGACACCAATTATTTTATTAGAAGACCCTATAAGGATATCATTCGTGATCACTCCATGCTTTTGTTTTTTGACTCTAAAATATCTACTTCCCATGATTATCAGGTAGCCAGCTTGATTAGTGCTGATATGCTGATTAATTACTTGGAACGCAAAATTGATGAAATCGATAATAAAAATGGCACCAATAATTATGGCCAACCTGTAAATTATTCCTGGTCTGGTACCAAAATAGATTTGGTAGAACTAATCTATGCTTTAAAACATGCGAAGCTGATTAATAATGGTAATACCGATGTTAAAGAATTAGCGACTCATATTGGTAAAATCTTTAATATTGAATTAGAAGATAGCATTTACCGAGTATATCAAGATATCAAGATCAGAAAAACGGTTCGAACAAAATTCTTAAATAGTTTGGTGGAAAGCCTCAACCAAAAATTGATGGAAGAAGACTCCTAA
- a CDS encoding helix-turn-helix domain-containing protein, which translates to MNLHPKTLFPETENLELLNHQLVTKRDLLNVVNALLTELKNVKKEDKPAQWLKSSEVRKLLRISPGTLQNLRINGTLNFKRVGGIIYYKYEDIQNMLEN; encoded by the coding sequence ATGAATTTACATCCAAAAACACTGTTCCCTGAAACCGAAAATTTAGAACTCTTAAATCATCAACTAGTAACTAAAAGAGATCTATTAAATGTGGTTAATGCACTACTTACAGAGTTAAAGAATGTCAAAAAAGAAGACAAGCCAGCGCAATGGCTAAAATCATCAGAAGTTAGAAAACTATTAAGGATCTCTCCAGGTACGCTTCAAAATCTACGAATTAACGGAACACTCAATTTCAAGCGTGTTGGTGGCATCATTTACTATAAGTATGAAGACATCCAAAACATGCTAGAAAATTAA
- a CDS encoding transcriptional regulator produces MNYIKHLTGFFDKVINDNTLNPTHISLYIALFQFWNCNRFRNPISISRDEVMRISKISSKATYHKCLKNLHALGYIKYEPSYNPYKGSLVHLFNFSENLKPKPKNSKVIKQVTGKSYTGIDTSTEQAEVSYINSINNTNKLNNSNLNEQSLNSKNETLDLKKEVDNTKQKKLRQKNKSMVTPNEKDLINYFLEQNFPELEAKKFFNYFSSNGWLVGGKTPMANWKAAAQNWMINSSNFNAHHHNTDATPTIRPKNLNTATNKNYSEPL; encoded by the coding sequence ATGAACTATATTAAACACTTAACAGGTTTTTTCGATAAAGTCATTAACGATAACACCTTAAACCCAACACATATCAGTTTATATATCGCATTGTTTCAATTCTGGAACTGCAACCGCTTCAGAAATCCCATTAGCATTTCGCGCGATGAAGTCATGCGGATCAGCAAGATAAGCTCTAAAGCAACTTACCATAAATGCTTAAAAAATTTACACGCATTAGGATATATAAAATACGAACCATCATACAACCCCTATAAAGGAAGTTTAGTACATCTCTTTAATTTTTCTGAAAACTTAAAACCAAAACCAAAAAACAGCAAGGTTATAAAACAAGTAACAGGTAAGTCTTATACTGGTATTGATACAAGTACTGAACAAGCAGAGGTATCTTATATAAACAGTATAAACAATACAAATAAGTTAAACAATTCAAACTTGAACGAGCAATCTCTAAATTCTAAAAATGAAACTTTAGATTTAAAAAAAGAAGTTGATAATACAAAACAAAAAAAGTTGCGTCAAAAAAATAAAAGTATGGTAACACCAAATGAAAAAGACCTAATCAATTACTTCCTGGAACAAAACTTTCCAGAATTAGAAGCAAAAAAATTCTTTAATTACTTCTCCAGTAATGGTTGGTTAGTAGGTGGCAAAACACCTATGGCCAATTGGAAAGCAGCTGCACAAAATTGGATGATTAATAGCTCTAATTTCAATGCACACCACCACAACACCGACGCAACACCGACAATTCGCCCAAAAAACCTCAACACAGCAACCAATAAAAATTATTCAGAACCTTTATAA
- a CDS encoding ATP-binding protein → MNYNYQKATKWLESKGQELFGNHFKIYDEDKTIIHKLMAYSTGDEEATNQLDINLEKGILLSGPIGCGKTTLMTLMKHLASPQNKYYVKSCREVSFEFIKEGYDVISRYSKPSLHQSKAGIICFDDLGTENNLKYFGNECNVMGEILLSRYDLFISKKVKTHLTTNLSASELEHHYGNRVRSRLRESFNLIAFNNNSRDKRR, encoded by the coding sequence ATGAATTACAACTACCAAAAAGCAACCAAATGGCTAGAATCTAAAGGACAAGAACTATTTGGCAACCACTTCAAAATTTATGATGAAGACAAAACCATCATTCACAAACTCATGGCCTACAGCACAGGTGATGAAGAAGCAACAAATCAACTCGATATTAATTTAGAAAAAGGGATTTTGCTTTCTGGTCCTATTGGCTGTGGTAAAACAACCTTAATGACACTAATGAAACATTTAGCATCCCCTCAAAATAAATACTATGTGAAATCGTGTAGAGAAGTGAGTTTCGAATTCATTAAAGAAGGTTACGACGTCATAAGCAGGTATAGCAAACCAAGTTTACATCAATCCAAAGCAGGCATCATCTGCTTTGATGATCTTGGTACAGAAAACAATTTAAAATACTTCGGTAACGAGTGTAATGTGATGGGTGAAATTCTATTAAGCCGCTATGATTTATTTATTAGCAAAAAAGTTAAAACACATCTCACAACCAACCTATCTGCATCAGAACTAGAACATCATTATGGCAATCGAGTGAGAAGCAGATTAAGAGAATCTTTCAATCTAATAGCATTCAATAATAATTCAAGAGATAAACGAAGGTAA
- a CDS encoding helix-turn-helix domain-containing protein, producing the protein MNKKTQVLFPKHKDILKQMGENIKLARKRRKLTTTQVSERADIVRSTLYLIETGSPSVTLGAYFNVLRVLGLQDDFLKLAADDEFGRKLQDLDLL; encoded by the coding sequence ATGAATAAAAAAACACAAGTACTATTCCCTAAACATAAGGACATTCTTAAGCAAATGGGAGAAAACATAAAACTAGCTAGAAAGAGACGTAAACTTACAACAACTCAAGTTTCTGAAAGAGCTGATATAGTTAGGAGTACATTATATCTAATAGAAACAGGTAGTCCTAGTGTAACATTAGGCGCCTATTTCAATGTATTGAGAGTGTTAGGCTTGCAAGATGATTTCTTAAAACTAGCAGCGGATGATGAGTTTGGAAGAAAATTACAAGATTTAGACTTATTATAA
- a CDS encoding type II toxin-antitoxin system HipA family toxin: MATGKLDIYVFAHWKPMAEPELIGILSALNAKGKKAFSFEYDKNWIKSKNQMLLDPDIQFYGGPQYPNNKENFGVFLDSMPDTWGRTLMKRRASQEAAVTGEKAKTLYEIDFLLGVYDESRMGALRFKTDLDGPFLDNNNLSPTPPWSSIRELQDAAQNFENDTENDEARQWLAILMAPGSSLGGARPKANILDNDKNLWIAKFPAKNDTTDKAAWEYLAYQLALKAGINMSECKIQKVTGNYNTFFTKRFDRENGERIHFASAMTMTGNNEVKIRDHQASYLELAEFIQNHGSNIECNLEQLWRRIVFNIAISNTDDHLRNHGFIITNNGWELSPAYDLNPSIDKDGLALNIDMDNNALDYDLAKSVGIYFRLDENQMNVILEEVLTAVASWKEMATKIGIPNKEIELMEKAFNLYPKNNQ; the protein is encoded by the coding sequence ATGGCAACCGGAAAATTAGACATATACGTCTTCGCGCATTGGAAACCAATGGCAGAACCCGAATTAATAGGTATCCTTTCAGCACTAAATGCAAAAGGAAAAAAGGCCTTTAGTTTTGAGTATGATAAAAACTGGATCAAATCTAAAAACCAAATGCTATTAGATCCAGATATTCAGTTTTACGGTGGTCCACAATATCCAAATAACAAAGAAAATTTTGGTGTCTTTTTAGATAGTATGCCAGATACCTGGGGACGTACATTAATGAAAAGAAGAGCTTCTCAAGAAGCAGCTGTAACTGGAGAAAAAGCAAAAACACTATATGAAATAGACTTTTTACTCGGTGTGTATGATGAAAGCCGAATGGGTGCATTAAGATTTAAAACAGATTTAGATGGTCCATTTTTAGATAATAACAATCTGTCTCCAACACCACCTTGGTCATCAATACGTGAACTTCAAGATGCTGCTCAAAACTTTGAAAATGATACCGAAAATGATGAAGCAAGACAATGGCTAGCTATTTTAATGGCACCTGGTTCCTCTTTGGGTGGTGCCAGACCCAAAGCAAATATTTTAGATAACGATAAAAATTTGTGGATAGCAAAATTTCCTGCAAAAAATGATACCACAGACAAAGCTGCTTGGGAATATCTAGCATATCAATTGGCATTAAAAGCAGGTATAAACATGTCCGAATGTAAAATCCAAAAGGTTACCGGAAATTACAATACATTTTTTACAAAACGCTTCGATAGAGAAAATGGCGAAAGAATTCATTTCGCTTCGGCTATGACCATGACTGGTAATAACGAGGTCAAAATTAGAGATCATCAAGCAAGTTATTTGGAATTAGCAGAATTTATTCAAAATCATGGTAGTAATATAGAATGTAATCTCGAGCAACTTTGGCGCCGTATTGTTTTTAATATTGCCATTTCAAATACTGATGATCATTTACGCAATCATGGGTTTATAATTACAAATAATGGTTGGGAACTCTCCCCTGCTTACGACCTCAACCCGTCTATAGATAAAGATGGTTTAGCATTAAATATAGATATGGATAACAATGCATTAGATTATGATTTAGCAAAAAGTGTTGGCATATATTTTCGTTTAGATGAAAACCAAATGAACGTCATTTTAGAAGAGGTACTAACTGCTGTTGCTTCATGGAAAGAAATGGCAACAAAAATTGGAATTCCTAATAAAGAAATAGAACTTATGGAAAAAGCATTTAATCTCTATCCTAAAAATAACCAATAA
- a CDS encoding helix-turn-helix domain-containing protein has protein sequence MDLDKENPIAQFMRENRKKANLTQVELSDITGLGLRFIRELEQGKSNLMLSKVNQLLLFFGHKLSPTPLSKLDREKLAGEL, from the coding sequence ATGGACTTGGATAAAGAAAACCCCATAGCCCAATTTATGAGGGAGAATCGTAAAAAAGCAAATCTAACACAAGTTGAGTTGTCGGACATCACTGGTCTGGGGCTTCGTTTTATTCGCGAACTCGAACAAGGCAAATCTAACCTAATGTTAAGTAAGGTAAATCAATTGCTACTTTTTTTCGGACATAAATTATCTCCAACACCATTATCTAAATTAGATAGAGAAAAGTTAGCGGGAGAATTATAG
- a CDS encoding helix-turn-helix transcriptional regulator gives MLKELLKLKGVKQKWLAKKIGVSEVTVSNWVKEKSIPSDKNYQKISEALNIPLKDLTN, from the coding sequence ATGCTTAAAGAACTTTTAAAATTGAAAGGAGTAAAACAAAAATGGCTCGCAAAAAAAATCGGTGTTAGTGAAGTAACCGTGAGCAATTGGGTAAAAGAGAAATCAATTCCGAGTGATAAAAATTATCAAAAAATTAGTGAAGCCTTGAATATTCCATTAAAAGATTTAACGAATTAA
- a CDS encoding BrxA family protein: protein MVADNKYKFSFTAASLRTKDLVMVALRKSSKNTADLELTLGNGKSATGKRLLVELENWISTLTEHQIEVLQNGSFKSQNEIAFLAVCKYLDFIRDFVIEVIREKYIVFDYELTDGDYLSFFRRKAEFHPEMDDLTEITQKKIKQVTFKMLEQAGIINSVKSRIIQPQLIESDTQKAIMSDNPELLKVFLYSDIDIQRLQEAYE, encoded by the coding sequence ATGGTGGCGGATAATAAATACAAATTCTCATTTACAGCAGCGTCTTTAAGAACTAAAGACCTTGTTATGGTCGCATTACGGAAATCCTCAAAAAATACTGCCGATCTGGAGCTAACTTTAGGCAATGGAAAATCGGCAACAGGTAAACGTTTATTAGTAGAATTAGAAAATTGGATAAGTACATTAACAGAACATCAAATAGAGGTACTTCAAAACGGTAGTTTTAAATCTCAAAACGAAATAGCCTTTTTAGCAGTATGTAAATACTTGGACTTTATACGTGATTTCGTTATAGAAGTCATCAGAGAAAAATATATAGTATTTGATTATGAGCTAACAGATGGCGACTATTTGTCTTTTTTTAGACGAAAAGCAGAATTTCACCCAGAGATGGATGATCTAACAGAAATAACACAAAAGAAAATCAAACAAGTCACCTTTAAAATGCTTGAGCAAGCAGGCATCATAAATAGTGTCAAGTCAAGAATCATTCAACCTCAATTGATAGAATCAGACACGCAAAAGGCAATAATGAGTGATAATCCAGAATTATTAAAAGTGTTTCTGTATTCAGATATAGACATACAAAGATTACAGGAAGCCTATGAATAG
- a CDS encoding DUF1788 domain-containing protein, whose product MNSLNKKFEHLYGVISSSNFLNKESLGGEIPFFIAAYDAEQELDCREEIKLLKRKLENSGIEILELNLYDLTCEILEAKGGMERMFKIEKVKSKDKFLRALQSSLNIHQVLMPLIKQKIEASNAKVYFLTGIGLVFPFIRSHNVLNNLQNIAKEAPTVAFFPGEYNGHSLNLFGKLKDDNYYRAFNIFKIEAKI is encoded by the coding sequence ATGAATAGCTTAAACAAAAAATTTGAACACTTATACGGTGTTATTTCTTCGTCCAATTTTCTAAATAAAGAATCATTAGGTGGTGAAATACCTTTTTTTATTGCAGCTTATGATGCCGAACAGGAATTAGACTGCAGAGAAGAAATAAAACTATTAAAAAGAAAACTCGAAAATTCCGGTATTGAAATTTTAGAACTGAACTTATACGACCTTACCTGCGAAATCCTCGAAGCAAAAGGCGGTATGGAACGTATGTTTAAAATTGAAAAAGTAAAAAGCAAAGACAAGTTTTTACGGGCTCTCCAATCGTCTTTAAACATTCATCAAGTATTAATGCCCCTAATTAAACAGAAAATTGAAGCAAGTAATGCAAAGGTATATTTCCTAACAGGCATTGGCTTGGTGTTTCCATTTATACGCTCACATAACGTATTGAACAATTTACAAAATATTGCAAAAGAAGCACCTACAGTCGCTTTTTTTCCGGGAGAATATAATGGCCATTCGTTAAATCTATTTGGCAAACTAAAAGACGATAATTATTACAGAGCATTTAATATTTTTAAAATAGAAGCAAAAATATGA